From the genome of Gracilinanus agilis isolate LMUSP501 chromosome 2, AgileGrace, whole genome shotgun sequence, one region includes:
- the MEX3B gene encoding RNA-binding protein MEX3B has product MPSSLFADLERNGSGGGGGGGGGGGETLDDQRALQIALDQLSLLGLDNDETGSLYDNEPRKKSVNMTECVPVPSSEHVAEIVGRQGCKIKALRAKTNTYIKTPVRGEEPVFVVTGRKEDVAMARREIISAAEHFSMIRASRNKNTALNGTVPGPPNLPGQTTIQVRVPYRVVGLVVGPKGATIKRIQQQTHTYIVTPSRDKEPVFEVTGMPENVDRAREEIEAHIALRTGGIIELTDENDFHANGTDVGFDLHHGGGGPGPGSLWSKPTPSITPTPGRKPFSSYRNDSSSSLGSASTDSYFGGGTGGSTSAAATPRLTDYSPPSPALSFAHNGNNNNGNGYAYPGGEATPSPDCCAELPGFDPAPAPPPGAQLLWSQFERSPGGGPVAPVSSSCSSSSASSSASSSSVVFPGGGGGASPNANLGLLVHRRLHPGVSCPRLSPPLHGVGGEHHLARRVRSDPGGGGLGYPAYANGLGAHLPGLPPSDSSASSSSSSSSSSSSSSSSGLRRKGSRDCSICFESEVIAALVPCGHNLFCMECANRICEKSEPECPVCHTAVTQAIRIFS; this is encoded by the exons ATGCCCAGTTCGCTCTTTGCAGACCTGGAGAGGAACGGGAGCGGCG gcggcggtGGTGGCGGCGGCGGAGGTGGAGAAACCCTGGATGACCAGAGAGCCTTGCAGATCGCACTGGATCAGCTCTCGCTCCTGGGGCTGGACAATGACGAGACCGGCTCCCTGTACGACAATGAGCCCCGGAAGAAGAGCGTGAACATGACTGAGTGTGTGCCGGTGCCCAGCTCGGAACATGTCGCGGAGATAGTGGGAAGGCAAG GTTGTAAAATCAAAGCGCTACGGGCAAAGACCAACACTTACATCAAGACCCCGGTTCGCGGGGAGGAGCCTGTCTTTGTTGTGACTGGCAGGAAGGAGGACGTAGCTATGGCCCGGAGGGAGATCATTTCGGCCGCGGAGCATTTCTCCATGATCCGCGCCTCCCGGAATAAAAACACCGCTCTCAATGGCACGGTGCCCGGGCCGCCCAACCTTCCTGGCCAGACCACTATCCAGGTGCGGGTGCCCTACCGCGTGGTGGGGCTGGTGGTGGGACCCAAGGGGGCCACCATCAAACGGATCCAGCAGCAGACACACACCTACATCGTCACGCCCAGCCGGGACAAGGAGCCCGTGTTCGAGGTGACCGGCATGCCCGAGAACGTGGACCGGGCTCGGGAGGAGATCGAGGCGCACATCGCCCTGCGCACTGGGGGCATCATCGAGCTCACCGACGAGAACGACTTCCACGCCAATGGCACAGACGTGGGCTTTGACCTGCACCACGGGGGCGGCGGGCCCGGCCCCGGCAGCCTCTGGAGCAAGCCTACCCCCAGCATTACCCCCACTCCCGGTCGCAAGCCCTTCTCCAGCTACCGCAACGACAGCTCCAGCTCACTGGGCAGCGCCTCCACGGACTCTTACTTTGGCGGGGGGACCGGCGGCAGCACCAGCGCTGCGGCCACCCCTCGCCTAACGGACTACAGCCCACCCAGCCCCGCGCTCAGCTTCGCCCACAACGGGAACAACAACAACGGCAACGGCTACGCCTACCCCGGAGGCGAGGCGACCCCCTCCCCAGACTGCTGTGCCGAGCTGCCGGGCTTCGATCCTGCGCCAGCCCCGCCGCCAGGGGCCCAACTCCTCTGGTCCCAGTTCGAACGGTCCCCTGGTGGGGGCCCCGTGGCACCGGTGTCCTCCTCTTGCTCCTCTTCCTCCGCGTCTTCGTCCGCCTCATCCTCCTCCGTGGTCTTCCCCGGGGGCGGCGGGGGCGCGTCCCCCAATGCCAACCTGGGGCTGCTGGTGCACCGCCGGCTGCACCCCGGCGTCAGCTGCCCCCGCCTGTCCCCGCCCCTGCACGGCGTGGGGGGCGAGCACCATCTGGCGCGCCGGGTGCGCAGCGACCCGGGCGGCGGGGGCCTGGGGTACCCTGCCTATGCCAACGGGCTGGGCGCTCACCTGCCCGGCCTGCCGCCGTCGGACTCGTCTGCTTCGTCTTCCTCCTCCAGTTCCTCATCCAGCTCCTCGTCGTCCTCCTCGGGACTGCGACGCAAGGGCAGCCGCGATTGCTCCATCTGCTTTGAGAGTGAGGTGATCGCAGCTCTGGTGCCCTGCGGCCACAACCTGTTCTGCATGGAGTGTGCCAACCGCATCTGCGAGAAGAGCGAGCCCGAGTGCCCAGTCTGCCACACCGCAGTTACTCAGGCCATTCGTATATTTTCATAA